Proteins found in one Zea mays cultivar B73 chromosome 1, Zm-B73-REFERENCE-NAM-5.0, whole genome shotgun sequence genomic segment:
- the LOC100278465 gene encoding uncharacterized protein isoform X1: MGKRPPTDPKRFGDTSNAGSSSGWTDEKHMLYITFLEESFVNQLYSSKGEMNSAESFYATPGAWQKSSYSGNGRNTKYDEGHGYWGTVEVDGDGADYMDDDASTNGPRQERDTSYHARQRNSRGSAAFRLRQHGHSFSWRESSDQNFLDGETQGSKEQGRGSSKNQQKHADTTKVYASSSFVIQEISHPHGEA; this comes from the exons GATACGTCGAATGCAGGTTCATCGTCTGGATGGACCGATGAGAAGCACATGCTCTACATTACCTTTTTGGAGGAATCATTTGTTAACCAATTGTACAGTAGTAAGGGGGAAATGAATTCGGCAGAATCATTCTATGCAACTCCAGGTGCATGGCAAAAATCTTCTTATAGTGGAAATGGTAGAAACACAAAATATGATGAG GGACATGGATATTGGGGGACTGTCGAGGTTGACGGAGATGGAGCTGATTATATGGATGATGATGCATCAACTAATGGTCCAAGACAAGAGAGAGATACTAGTTACCATGCAAGGCAAAGGAATTCCAGGGGGTCAGCTGCTTTCCGTTTGCGCCAGCATGGGCATTCGTTTTCTTGGAGAG AATCATCAGACCAGAACTTCTTGGATGGGGAGACTCAAGGTAGCAAGGAACAAGGAAGAGGGTCTAGCAAAAACCAGCAAAAGCATGCTGATACGACCAAG GTTTACGCTAGCAGCTCTTTTGTGATTCAGGAGATCAGTCATCCTCATGGGGAAGCTTAG
- the LOC100278465 gene encoding uncharacterized protein isoform X2 has protein sequence MGKRPPTDPKRFGDTSNAGSSSGWTDEKHMLYITFLEESFVNQLYSSKGEMNSAESFYATPGAWQKSSYSGNGRNTKYDEGHGYWGTVEVDGDGADYMDDDASTNGPRQERDTSYHARQRNSRGSAAFRLRQHGHSFSWRESSDQNFLDGETQGSKEQGRGSSKNQQKHADTTKVAKFSISLSVSMS, from the exons GATACGTCGAATGCAGGTTCATCGTCTGGATGGACCGATGAGAAGCACATGCTCTACATTACCTTTTTGGAGGAATCATTTGTTAACCAATTGTACAGTAGTAAGGGGGAAATGAATTCGGCAGAATCATTCTATGCAACTCCAGGTGCATGGCAAAAATCTTCTTATAGTGGAAATGGTAGAAACACAAAATATGATGAG GGACATGGATATTGGGGGACTGTCGAGGTTGACGGAGATGGAGCTGATTATATGGATGATGATGCATCAACTAATGGTCCAAGACAAGAGAGAGATACTAGTTACCATGCAAGGCAAAGGAATTCCAGGGGGTCAGCTGCTTTCCGTTTGCGCCAGCATGGGCATTCGTTTTCTTGGAGAG AATCATCAGACCAGAACTTCTTGGATGGGGAGACTCAAGGTAGCAAGGAACAAGGAAGAGGGTCTAGCAAAAACCAGCAAAAGCATGCTGATACGACCAAG GTTGCCAAATTCTCTATTTCCCTCTCAGTCAGCATGTCGTGA
- the LOC100278465 gene encoding uncharacterized protein isoform X3: MGKRPPTDPKRFGDTSNAGSSSGWTDEKHMLYITFLEESFVNQLYSSKGEMNSAESFYATPGAWQKSSYSGNGRNTKYDEGHGYWGTVEVDGDGADYMDDDASTNGPRQERDTSYHARQRNSRGSAAFRLRQHGHSFSWRESSDQNFLDGETQGSKEQGRGSSKNQQKHADTTKEISHPHGEA, from the exons GATACGTCGAATGCAGGTTCATCGTCTGGATGGACCGATGAGAAGCACATGCTCTACATTACCTTTTTGGAGGAATCATTTGTTAACCAATTGTACAGTAGTAAGGGGGAAATGAATTCGGCAGAATCATTCTATGCAACTCCAGGTGCATGGCAAAAATCTTCTTATAGTGGAAATGGTAGAAACACAAAATATGATGAG GGACATGGATATTGGGGGACTGTCGAGGTTGACGGAGATGGAGCTGATTATATGGATGATGATGCATCAACTAATGGTCCAAGACAAGAGAGAGATACTAGTTACCATGCAAGGCAAAGGAATTCCAGGGGGTCAGCTGCTTTCCGTTTGCGCCAGCATGGGCATTCGTTTTCTTGGAGAG AATCATCAGACCAGAACTTCTTGGATGGGGAGACTCAAGGTAGCAAGGAACAAGGAAGAGGGTCTAGCAAAAACCAGCAAAAGCATGCTGATACGACCAAG GAGATCAGTCATCCTCATGGGGAAGCTTAG
- the LOC100278465 gene encoding uncharacterized protein LOC100278465, which translates to MGKRPPTDPKRFGDTSNAGSSSGWTDEKHMLYITFLEESFVNQLYSSKGEMNSAESFYATPGAWQKSSYSGNGRNTKYDEGHGYWGTVEVDGDGADYMDDDASTNGPRQERDTSYHARQRNSRGSAAFRLRQHGHSFSWRESSDQNFLDGETQGSKEQGRGSSKNQQKHADTTKVGPHDS; encoded by the exons GATACGTCGAATGCAGGTTCATCGTCTGGATGGACCGATGAGAAGCACATGCTCTACATTACCTTTTTGGAGGAATCATTTGTTAACCAATTGTACAGTAGTAAGGGGGAAATGAATTCGGCAGAATCATTCTATGCAACTCCAGGTGCATGGCAAAAATCTTCTTATAGTGGAAATGGTAGAAACACAAAATATGATGAG GGACATGGATATTGGGGGACTGTCGAGGTTGACGGAGATGGAGCTGATTATATGGATGATGATGCATCAACTAATGGTCCAAGACAAGAGAGAGATACTAGTTACCATGCAAGGCAAAGGAATTCCAGGGGGTCAGCTGCTTTCCGTTTGCGCCAGCATGGGCATTCGTTTTCTTGGAGAG AATCATCAGACCAGAACTTCTTGGATGGGGAGACTCAAGGTAGCAAGGAACAAGGAAGAGGGTCTAGCAAAAACCAGCAAAAGCATGCTGATACGACCAAG GTCGGCCCACATGATTCATGA